The window TCCGGCAAAGAGCGGCGCAAACGGTGCGCGAAGCGCGGGGATCCCCGCCTCGCGGCAAAGCCCGATGACGATTTCGATGATTCCCGGCAGGACGTGCATGTGCTGATGGCTGTCGGCATGATCGAGCGAAAGTCCCGCCGCCTCAAACTTTTTCAACTGCGCGGCAAGCTCGGCGCGCACCTCCGCCAGGTGCACGCCGCCCTTCGCATAGCGCTTGGAAAAAGCGCCATAGTTCGGCAAAAAGACGCCGCTTTCATCGACGAGTGACGGAATCTCCTCGGGTGGCAGGACGGGAAAACCATCGACCAGCGTGAAGTGTATGCCAAGACCGAGTTTCGGCAGGCGTCGCACGCGCTCCGCTGCGTCCTCGAACGCCGCGCCGCCCGCCATCAGCGTCGCCGAACGCAGCACGCCCATCTCGACACCCTTTTCCACCGCCTCATTGATGCGCACATGGCGACCGAAATCATCGGCATTGACGATCATCCGCTTCAATATTTCCTCACATCCATTCATACAGGACAGATTTTTTCCTTCGTACATCTTGATTATACCGCAAGAAGAAGATGTTTTGCAAACGGCAGGGAATCGCAGGCGAAGGTCGAATATAAAAAGGTCGAATATAAAAGTGTATATGAGAGATTCAAGGGAGGATTCATCCGTGACAAAAGAGGATTTTGATGCGCTCGTCGCCCTTGTGCTCGCGAGCAAGAGGAAACCGCCCGAGGCGCTTTTTGCGAGCGGCTTCGGCGACTGGCATGCGCGCGCACGGCTCGGCCATTTTCTTGCCATGCAGGAAATCGGCAAAGCCCAGGAGGCGCGGGAGCT of the Selenomonas sputigena genome contains:
- the hpnK gene encoding hopanoid biosynthesis-associated protein HpnK — protein: MIVNADDFGRHVRINEAVEKGVEMGVLRSATLMAGGAAFEDAAERVRRLPKLGLGIHFTLVDGFPVLPPEEIPSLVDESGVFLPNYGAFSKRYAKGGVHLAEVRAELAAQLKKFEAAGLSLDHADSHQHMHVLPGIIEIVIGLCREAGIPALRAPFAPLFAGKFGGIGQFAGRAGLALLARNAASLARKAGIFVPNHFAGIVAGEAVDETELLHAIKNLREGVTEVMMHPGTANEEIVRASGWQHDFEAELGAILSPKVAKLAAEEGVEIVNFQALGKGMI